A single Tamandua tetradactyla isolate mTamTet1 chromosome X, mTamTet1.pri, whole genome shotgun sequence DNA region contains:
- the LOC143670474 gene encoding melanoma-associated antigen B10-like, whose amino-acid sequence MPRGQKSKIRAREKRRQARKETQDVVSPQAPEEVPEESQVSSSPSSKDVLRGSPAAEAPSTQDPQGAPSTSTLAAAVPCPNSNEDTNNEEEESSNPSQAQQFHRDPIHKKVVMLVHYLLYKYQMKEPITKGDMLRIVIQPYKNHYPDILKRATEHMELVFGLDLKEVDTSKHTYVLVNKLEIGYDGRMNEDRGLPKTGLLMTVLGVIFTKGNCATEKQVWDVLNMMGIYAGRKHFIYGNCEKLLTKDLVKAKYLEYRQVPNSDPPSYEFLWGPRAYAETSKMKVLEFLAKVHDTVPSAFPTWYEEALRDEEERARARVAARARTSAVASARSGATSSCPK is encoded by the coding sequence ATGCCTCGGGGTCAGAAAAGTAAGATTCGGGCTCGTGAAAAACGCCGCCAGGCACGGAAAGAAACTCAGGATGTGGTGAGTCCTCAGGCTCCTGAAGAGGTGCCAGAAGAGTCCCAGGTCTCCTCTTCTCCCAGCTCCAAAGATGTTCTCCGGGGCTCACCTGCCGCTGAAGCACCTAGTACTCAGGATCCTCAGGGAGCGCCATCCACCAGCACTTTGGCTGCAGCTGTTCCGTGCCCAAACTCTAATGAAGATACCAACAACGAAGAGGAAGAAAGTTCAAACCCATCGCAGGCCCAGCAGTTTCACAGAGATCCTATACATAAGAAGGTGGTGATGTTGGTGCATTACCTGCTATACAAGTATCAAATGAAAGAGCCTATAACAAAGGGAGATATGCTGAGAATTGTAATCCAACCCTACAAGAATCACTACCCTGACATCCTGAAGAGAGCCACTGAGCACATGGAGCTTGTCTTTGGCCTTGACCTGAAGGAAGTGGATACCAGCAAGCACACCTATGTCCTTGTCAACAAATTGGAAATAGGCTACGATGGGAGGATGAATGAAGACAGAGGCTTGCCCAAGACTGGTCTGCTGATGACAGTCCTGGGGGTGATCTTCACGAAGGGTAACTGCGCCACTGAGAAGCAAGTCTGGGATGTGTTGAATATGATGGGGATATATGCTGGAAGGAAGCATTTCATCTACGGGAATTGTGAGAAGCTCCTTACCAAAGATTTGGTGAAGGCAAAGTACCTGGAGTACCGACAAGTGCCCAACAGCGATCCTCCATCCTATGAGTTCCTCTGGGGTCCAAGAGCTTATGCTGAAACCAGCAAGATGAAAGTTCTGGAGTTTCTGGCCAAGGTCCATGATACcgttcccagtgccttcccaacCTGGTATGAAGAGGCTCTGAGAGATGAGGAAGAGAGAGCCCGAGCCAGAGTTGCAGCCAGGGCTCGTACCAGTGCCGTGGCCAGTGCACGTTCTGGGGCCACGTCCTCCTGCCCCAAATGA